The following are encoded together in the Bradymonas sediminis genome:
- a CDS encoding ABC transporter substrate-binding protein, which translates to MRIFSHTCSNTEIVCALGFGDCLVGVDDDSDYPPEVVQKLPKAGRDLDLQVDEVRGLKPDLVLSSLTVPGHEKVVAELESTGLEILVCDPISLDDIYADIRRIARRLGVPERAEALVASMQAAMPVVQVEHARPKILVEWWPKPVIAPAKDSWVTDLIARAGGVNPWGAEALRSQPLTLERVQQAAPDIIVMSWCGVKVAKYRPELVRRRDGYADIPAVKNDRIFAISEEFLGRPGPRVVQGYRKLREAILAVSTGVPIGTHKT; encoded by the coding sequence ATGCGCATCTTCTCGCATACCTGCTCCAACACCGAAATCGTGTGTGCCTTGGGTTTTGGCGACTGCCTTGTCGGGGTGGACGACGACTCGGATTATCCCCCTGAGGTGGTTCAAAAACTCCCGAAGGCCGGGCGAGACCTGGACTTGCAGGTCGATGAAGTGCGCGGGCTCAAGCCTGACCTGGTGCTGAGCTCCCTGACGGTGCCGGGGCACGAAAAGGTCGTGGCTGAATTGGAAAGCACGGGGCTTGAGATTCTGGTATGCGACCCGATTTCCCTCGACGACATCTACGCCGATATTCGGCGCATCGCCCGGCGCTTGGGGGTGCCTGAGCGCGCCGAGGCGCTGGTCGCCTCGATGCAGGCCGCGATGCCCGTGGTGCAGGTTGAGCACGCGCGCCCAAAGATACTCGTGGAGTGGTGGCCCAAGCCGGTCATCGCGCCGGCAAAGGACTCCTGGGTTACCGACCTCATCGCGCGCGCCGGCGGGGTCAATCCCTGGGGCGCCGAAGCGCTCCGAAGCCAACCGCTCACCCTTGAGCGCGTTCAGCAGGCTGCCCCCGACATCATCGTCATGAGTTGGTGCGGCGTAAAGGTTGCCAAATACCGCCCTGAACTCGTCCGCCGCCGCGACGGCTATGCCGATATTCCAGCCGTCAAGAACGACCGGATTTTCGCTATCAGCGAAGAGTTTCTGGGCCGCCCTGGCCCGCGTGTCGTCCAGGGCTACCGAAAATTGCGCGAGGCGATCCTGGCGGTATCGACAGGCGTTCCGATCGGCACCCACAAAACGTGA
- a CDS encoding NUDIX domain-containing protein: protein MMPSVAAVIHDESGFVLMMRHRADNKWSLPAGATEPGERPAQAVVREVAEEAGLEFGWFEPTSPPLMGVEYPTGVLAGRVDKSFSGMPGIG, encoded by the coding sequence ATGATGCCATCAGTCGCCGCCGTGATTCACGACGAAAGCGGCTTCGTGCTGATGATGCGCCACCGCGCCGACAACAAGTGGAGTCTGCCGGCGGGCGCCACCGAGCCCGGAGAGCGCCCCGCCCAGGCAGTGGTGCGCGAGGTAGCTGAGGAGGCGGGGCTCGAGTTCGGGTGGTTTGAGCCAACAAGCCCTCCTTTAATGGGTGTGGAGTATCCGACTGGCGTCCTGGCGGGCCGGGTCGACAAGAGTTTCTCCGGGATGCCTGGCATCGGCTGA